TTGTCTAACGTGGGTGGATTTTCCAGTCCCTGATAAATTAAAGGTAACGATTCCTGATTCCAAACCCAGATTTGTTGACGATAAATATCAATGAGCCAAGCGAGTTTTGTCCCATTAGTCAAACAATGCAGAATTTTGGTTTGCAGGCTAAGAATATTTTGATCGGGGGACAGAATTTCGATTAACCAGTCCGGCGCTCCCTTCAATGGCCCGTCTTCCTCCGCCAGGAGATTGCTTTTTACAACGGCAATGTCAGGTACGGGGGAAAATGGGGGCACAATACAGCGCAATTCCTGAATGGCCTCATAATCCCTGGTTTGTGCATTAATGACGTTGACCAGATTACGCTGTAGGCGGGAATGAAACAACGTCGGCATGGGTTTCTGCTGGGCCTGCCCCCGGATAAATTCCCAGGCTGGGGAAGCCTCAATTTCTGCGCGTTGTAGAAACAGATCGAGATTGTCAG
The genomic region above belongs to Synechocystis sp. PCC 6803 substr. PCC-P and contains:
- a CDS encoding Uma2 family endonuclease, with the translated sequence MQIMQSPLLTDNLDLFLQRAEIEASPAWEFIRGQAQQKPMPTLFHSRLQRNLVNVINAQTRDYEAIQELRCIVPPFSPVPDIAVVKSNLLAEEDGPLKGAPDWLIEILSPDQNILSLQTKILHCLTNGTKLAWLIDIYRQQIWVWNQESLPLIYQGLENPPTLDNLLTLTVNDVMAMTRQR